In the genome of Candidatus Campbellbacteria bacterium, one region contains:
- the topA gene encoding type I DNA topoisomerase — MKLVIVESPAKAKTIEKYLGTGYTVKASVGHVRDLPKSNKNAIDVPGGFIPHYQIVPEKREIIADLKKAVSKADEVLLATDPDREGEAIAWHLAQALDLEGTKAPSSAKATAGKKNKKVKRIVFHEITKDAILEAVAHPRDIDNHLREAQEARRVLDRLVGYDLSGLIWKKVRYGLSAGRVQSPALRIVMEREREIRAFIPENYWVITADVQTNQPAGRQGKKEKLTLTCEEEPRDEKKTNTIVEKARAGTWSVASVKETENQRQPRAPFTTSTIQQSASTRLGFSPSRTMRAAQKLYEKGFITYMRTDSTNLAAQAQTQILAVVTKEFGKEFARPMVYASKSKNAQEAHEAIRPTNAETRVAGSDDDEKKLYELIWARAISSQMAPAKLLQTKITTTIGDESVPPFSATGSRVLFPGWLLADPDSRGEDVEMPKVIEGDSLNLLDVTALAKQTQPPSRYSEAGLIKELEKRGIGRPSTYASIIRTIEERGYVTRENRTLTPTDTGDVVSTFLEKHFATYISDSFTSEMENELDEIALGTREYEKTLRAFYIPFAKDVAKKTKEAEKITNMGDAPKEFVCPKCGSAMVMKLARNGKFMSCGRFPDCDGARSADGKEVTDPEEIGFHPETKEPIFVLDGPYGPYVQLGLKTTKNKKPRRSSIPKEKDPVSVTLEEAVIYLSLPRVLGLHPETKKDVVANVGRFGPYIGHDGDFRSLKTDDVYTVTLERALAILQEPKKFRGKRRFTKKK; from the coding sequence ATGAAACTCGTCATCGTTGAATCACCAGCAAAAGCAAAAACGATTGAAAAATATCTCGGCACTGGATACACAGTGAAAGCCAGTGTTGGACACGTGCGTGATTTACCAAAGAGTAACAAGAACGCCATTGATGTTCCCGGCGGTTTTATTCCGCACTATCAGATTGTTCCTGAAAAAAGGGAAATTATCGCCGACCTTAAAAAAGCGGTCAGCAAGGCAGATGAAGTATTACTTGCAACTGACCCCGACCGCGAAGGTGAAGCCATTGCATGGCACTTGGCACAAGCGCTCGATTTGGAGGGTACAAAGGCACCCTCCTCTGCTAAAGCTACGGCGGGCAAGAAAAATAAAAAAGTAAAGAGAATTGTATTCCACGAAATCACCAAAGACGCTATTCTTGAAGCAGTTGCCCACCCACGAGACATTGATAACCACCTTCGCGAAGCACAGGAAGCACGACGCGTGTTGGACCGTCTTGTAGGATACGACCTTTCAGGACTTATTTGGAAAAAGGTTCGTTATGGTCTTTCTGCTGGACGCGTTCAGTCCCCTGCCCTTCGTATTGTTATGGAACGAGAGCGAGAAATTCGTGCATTCATTCCAGAAAATTATTGGGTGATTACAGCCGACGTACAAACAAACCAGCCTGCCGGCAGGCAAGGAAAGAAAGAAAAATTAACGCTTACATGTGAAGAAGAACCGCGGGATGAGAAAAAAACCAATACAATTGTAGAAAAAGCACGTGCTGGAACTTGGAGCGTTGCTTCTGTAAAAGAAACAGAAAATCAACGCCAGCCACGCGCACCGTTTACCACATCAACAATTCAACAATCTGCTAGTACTCGGCTTGGATTTTCTCCTTCCCGAACCATGCGCGCTGCTCAAAAACTCTACGAAAAAGGTTTTATCACCTACATGAGAACAGACAGCACCAATCTTGCAGCACAAGCTCAAACACAAATTTTAGCGGTCGTCACAAAAGAATTTGGAAAAGAATTTGCACGACCAATGGTGTACGCAAGCAAAAGTAAAAACGCCCAAGAAGCACACGAGGCCATTCGTCCAACAAATGCCGAAACTCGTGTCGCAGGAAGTGATGATGACGAGAAAAAGCTCTATGAACTTATATGGGCTCGCGCAATCAGTAGCCAAATGGCACCTGCAAAACTTCTGCAAACAAAAATAACAACAACCATTGGGGACGAGTCCGTTCCTCCATTCTCAGCAACAGGTTCACGCGTATTGTTTCCTGGATGGCTTCTTGCAGATCCCGATTCTCGAGGAGAAGATGTTGAGATGCCAAAAGTAATCGAAGGAGACTCATTAAACCTTCTTGATGTTACAGCGCTTGCAAAACAAACACAGCCACCATCGCGATATTCTGAGGCTGGACTTATTAAAGAACTTGAAAAACGTGGTATTGGTCGCCCATCAACATATGCCTCTATCATCAGAACGATTGAGGAGCGTGGATATGTAACACGAGAAAATAGAACCCTCACACCAACAGACACCGGTGACGTGGTGAGTACTTTTTTGGAAAAACATTTTGCAACATACATTAGCGATTCATTTACGTCAGAAATGGAAAATGAGTTGGATGAAATTGCTCTCGGCACGCGCGAGTATGAAAAAACACTCCGTGCCTTCTATATCCCCTTTGCAAAGGATGTTGCTAAAAAAACAAAGGAGGCTGAAAAAATAACCAACATGGGTGATGCACCAAAAGAGTTTGTATGCCCAAAGTGTGGAAGTGCAATGGTAATGAAACTTGCACGCAATGGAAAATTTATGAGCTGTGGACGATTTCCTGATTGTGATGGTGCACGCTCTGCTGATGGAAAAGAGGTAACCGACCCAGAAGAAATTGGATTTCACCCTGAAACCAAAGAGCCCATCTTTGTTCTTGATGGGCCATATGGACCTTATGTTCAACTTGGACTCAAAACCACAAAGAATAAAAAACCTCGACGTTCAAGTATCCCAAAAGAAAAAGATCCTGTATCAGTGACCCTTGAAGAAGCAGTTATCTACTTGAGTTTGCCGAGAGTGCTTGGGCTACATCCTGAAACAAAAAAGGATGTTGTTGCCAATGTGGGTCGTTTTGGTCCATATATTGGACACGACGGAGATTTTCGTTCCCTCAAAACAGATGATGTGTACACAGTAACTCTTGAGCGTGCCCTTGCAATTCTCCAAGAGCCAAAAAAATTCCGCGGAAAGAGACGTTTTACAAAGAAAAAATAG
- a CDS encoding RelA/SpoT family protein, with the protein MKILTAQNIISASHKKFTEKEQRGIETAFSFSENIHRDQKRESGEPYFVHVAETARHLARIGADATTIMAGLLHDSVEDVEHITIQEIRTQFGDEVAFLVDGVTKLGKLKYRGLKRHVETLRKLFLATARDPRVILIKLADRLHNLETISALPQEKQQRIAMETLEIYAPIAHRLGIGNLKGELEDVAFKTAYPKEYAETYALREEKSKEHVGQLKKLSHEIRALLAQSDIVVHAMDYRIKHIYSLNKKLQEKEMNIDRVYDIEALRIIVETVEECYLALGLTHSKWKPLPGRIKDYIATPKRNGYQSLHTTIFTGNGAIVEIQIRTQAMHDVAEYGIASHVGYKEKTGITTDSSALLVEKLFGRSTLNTNNTSPMTQWLHELTETQNDVEHSLSFIRNLRNDFFNDRIFVFTPNGEVVDLPVDATPIDFAYSIHTDLGDHASGARINGKFVALSTKLNHGDVVLIETRDNSKPSQKWLTWAKTGFAKKKIRIALEKN; encoded by the coding sequence ATGAAAATACTTACCGCCCAAAACATTATTTCCGCATCGCATAAAAAGTTCACTGAAAAAGAACAACGAGGTATTGAAACTGCTTTTTCTTTTTCAGAAAATATACACAGAGACCAGAAACGTGAATCGGGAGAACCGTACTTTGTCCATGTTGCAGAAACAGCACGCCACCTCGCACGTATCGGGGCAGATGCAACAACTATTATGGCCGGACTACTTCACGATAGTGTTGAAGATGTTGAACACATCACCATTCAAGAAATTAGAACGCAATTTGGAGACGAGGTTGCCTTTCTTGTTGATGGTGTAACAAAACTTGGAAAGTTAAAATACCGCGGACTCAAACGCCATGTCGAAACACTTCGTAAACTGTTTCTTGCAACGGCGCGCGACCCTCGCGTTATTCTTATTAAGCTTGCCGACCGACTTCATAATCTAGAGACAATCTCCGCACTCCCTCAAGAAAAACAACAACGCATCGCGATGGAAACGCTTGAAATATATGCACCAATAGCACACCGACTTGGTATTGGAAACCTTAAAGGTGAGCTTGAAGACGTTGCGTTCAAAACTGCGTATCCAAAAGAGTATGCGGAAACGTATGCGCTCCGTGAAGAAAAAAGTAAAGAACATGTTGGACAATTAAAAAAACTCTCCCATGAAATACGAGCACTGCTCGCCCAATCAGATATCGTAGTACATGCAATGGATTATCGTATAAAACATATTTATAGTCTCAATAAAAAGTTGCAAGAAAAAGAAATGAATATTGATCGTGTCTACGATATTGAAGCGTTGCGTATTATTGTAGAAACCGTGGAGGAATGCTATCTCGCACTTGGACTCACCCACAGTAAATGGAAACCGCTTCCTGGGCGCATTAAAGATTATATTGCAACGCCAAAACGTAACGGCTACCAAAGTCTCCACACAACCATTTTTACCGGCAATGGTGCAATTGTTGAAATTCAAATTAGAACACAGGCGATGCATGATGTTGCTGAGTACGGAATTGCATCCCATGTGGGGTATAAAGAGAAGACAGGTATCACAACGGATTCAAGTGCACTGTTGGTTGAAAAATTATTTGGAAGAAGCACCCTCAACACAAACAATACAAGTCCAATGACACAATGGCTTCATGAACTGACCGAAACTCAAAATGATGTGGAGCACTCGCTTTCTTTTATTCGAAATCTTCGAAATGATTTCTTTAATGATCGTATTTTTGTATTTACACCAAATGGAGAGGTTGTTGATTTGCCTGTTGACGCCACACCGATTGATTTTGCATATTCAATTCACACCGACCTTGGAGACCATGCGTCAGGAGCTCGTATAAATGGAAAATTTGTCGCACTTTCAACAAAATTGAATCACGGCGACGTTGTGCTTATTGAAACACGAGACAACAGTAAACCTTCCCAGAAATGGCTCACATGGGCAAAAACAGGATTCGCAAAAAAGAAAATCCGAATAGCACTTGAAAAAAACTAA
- a CDS encoding ParB/RepB/Spo0J family partition protein: MSFHNNAIFWVEVEKIVPNPFQPRRFFDEQKLKDLSDSIRQYGVLQPLVVTQREHQREDGGISVQYELIAGERRLRASKMAGLSLVPVIIRDDEESEQMKLELAIIENLQREDINPIERARAFSQLAEHFGLKHGEIAHKVGKSREYVSNTIRLLLLPVEMQQALSEGKISEGHTRPLLMLIDRPAEQLVLFKEIILNKLTVRDAEQISRRIAVEKVRRHDRLYDPDIIELETRASERLGTRVRVEPKEVGGRIFIDFGSEEDLRKILAVLNSEVASFNELSQNTSTTPEEVTDVVPEIATTENETKGKDDDLYSVTHFSV, translated from the coding sequence ATGAGCTTTCACAATAATGCAATTTTTTGGGTCGAGGTGGAAAAAATTGTTCCAAACCCATTTCAGCCGAGACGTTTTTTTGATGAGCAAAAACTCAAAGACCTTTCCGACTCAATCCGCCAGTATGGCGTATTGCAACCACTGGTAGTAACCCAACGAGAACACCAACGAGAAGACGGAGGCATCTCTGTTCAGTATGAACTCATTGCTGGAGAACGGCGTCTGCGCGCATCCAAAATGGCAGGTCTGTCTCTTGTACCAGTTATCATTCGAGATGATGAAGAAAGTGAACAGATGAAGCTTGAGCTCGCCATTATTGAAAATCTTCAGCGAGAAGATATTAATCCTATAGAACGTGCCCGTGCATTCTCACAACTAGCCGAACATTTTGGTTTGAAGCACGGAGAAATAGCACACAAGGTTGGAAAAAGTCGAGAGTATGTTTCAAATACCATCCGCCTCCTCCTTTTGCCTGTAGAAATGCAACAAGCGCTCTCTGAAGGGAAAATTAGTGAGGGGCACACACGACCGCTTCTCATGCTTATAGACAGGCCAGCAGAGCAACTAGTTCTCTTTAAGGAAATTATTTTAAATAAACTCACCGTTCGTGATGCGGAACAAATTTCTCGTCGTATTGCAGTTGAGAAGGTACGACGACATGATCGTTTATATGACCCTGATATTATTGAACTTGAAACACGTGCATCAGAGCGACTTGGGACGCGTGTTCGTGTAGAACCAAAAGAAGTCGGTGGGCGTATTTTTATTGATTTTGGTTCTGAGGAAGATTTACGAAAAATTCTTGCAGTTCTCAACAGTGAAGTCGCATCATTCAACGAACTATCTCAAAATACATCAACGACCCCAGAAGAAGTAACTGATGTGGTGCCAGAAATAGCTACCACAGAAAATGAAACAAAGGGAAAAGATGACGATTTGTATTCAGTAACTCATTTCTCCGTTTAG
- a CDS encoding YggT family protein: MDSSNSPTTKPLYRGTQIVWYILGFVEILLLFRFALKLLGANPEAGFSSFVYGITYVFATPFISVFRASYLLEGSIFEWTTLLAMLVYWVIAIGIIKMFVMGKTVSTHEAAVKLNNQE; this comes from the coding sequence ATGGATTCATCTAACTCTCCCACAACCAAACCACTGTACCGAGGTACACAAATTGTTTGGTACATTCTTGGTTTTGTTGAGATATTGTTATTGTTTCGATTTGCTTTGAAATTACTTGGTGCGAACCCAGAAGCTGGGTTTAGTAGTTTTGTGTACGGGATAACCTATGTCTTTGCAACGCCGTTTATCAGTGTGTTCCGTGCCTCATATCTTCTTGAGGGAAGTATTTTTGAATGGACAACCCTTCTTGCGATGTTGGTCTACTGGGTTATAGCTATAGGTATTATCAAAATGTTTGTTATGGGAAAAACGGTTTCCACACATGAAGCTGCGGTCAAATTAAATAACCAAGAGTAG